The stretch of DNA CTAATAACTGTCCAATAGTTTCGGCTAAGGCGGCGGTTTCTGCTGCTGCCATGGGATTATCGGTATCGGCTAAATCAATCAATTGCGCGAGCCGCAAAAATGCTTGTAACTCGTTGGAAACTAAGTTTTGGTCGAGTATCTGTTGGGAATCGGGTGCTAACTGATGAACTCCGCTTTGACTAATTTGCAGATAATCGACAACGCGCGAGACAGCGTAACCTAGATCGTCTAATTGTGTTGGTGTCGCTTTGGCGATCGCAGCGACTTGGGCGATCAGTTTTTGGCGCAATTCGGGGTTGTATTTGCCGATGTGAGCGATCGCTAAATCAACGGTTTCTCGTACTAATGCTGGCTCGAATGTCCAAAATCCGTAAAACTTACGCTCAAGGTCTACTGTCGGTCTACCTGCGATTCCGTAATCAGCGGCAGATAATTCTTGACACAGCACCATTGCGGTGTAGCTAGGAGAATAAATAATCAGATGCCACTCTTGCGCTACAGGATCTTGAGGATCTAAGGCAACTAAATCAACATTTGCAAGTTGACTTGTCGGATGTTCGGCAAAACCCGTATCTGGTGCTGCCATAATCGCGATGTGTCTTGCTTTTTGTGCAATTTGACTGTACCGTTCTGCTTCTTGAAGATACCATTTTCCTTGTTGAAACGCAGTAATGACTAGTGGTGGACTATTCGAAGTGAGAACGCAGTCCTCTAAGGCATGACAAAGCGCGACGAGGGTATTTTTGTAATACACGCCCAAATTAAGGGGTCGCTGAGTATGAGCGTGGGCGGTGGCTAGCTGTTGCAGGATGGAACCATCTAACATGAATTTGAGTAGTGGTATCTGGTAACTGGTAATTGGTAATTGGGTGAGCGAAGATGATATTGTTTATTACCTATGACCCATGACCCATTACCAATTTTATTTAAGCTGTGACAAGCTGCTTTTTGTTGCTCTCAATCGGCGCGGATAAAGCTTCTTCTAAGTCAGCACATCCAAGACGCGCTTCGAGAATGTTCATTACTTCTCGACCAAAGTCATTGGGGTTTTTTTGCCATGCTTCTAGGCAAACTTCGCCAAAGAAGGAACCAAGGGGTTCAGGGTTCCACAGCAGTTTCTTCGCAGTCCAAGGCATCAAACTCATTGGGTCGTAGTCTGGCTTGAGTATGTTGTTTTTCAGTGCGTATTCTTCTAGGTGAGTATGCGGTTGTAGCCCAATAAAGAAGATCGCTGGTTCAACTTTGTCTGCGCCAAAAATACGCTCAAGTTCGCGGTGATAGGCGATCGTTTGCCGAATGGTTTCTGGACGTTCGTCAATTACATTAAACGAGTAGTTAACAGAAACTAAGTCGTTGAAGCCTGCTGCTTTCAAATCTCGGCAGTTTTCTAAGACTGTACGCAAGTTGTATCCCATGCGCATTTTTCGTACAAGTTCTTGCGAACCACTCGTGATTCCAATTTCAAAATAATTCATTCCTGTTTTGACCATGAGGTCGCACAGTTTTGGCGTTAGGTTATCAGCACGGATATATGCCGCCCAGTGAATGTCTTGCATTCCCGCATCGAGGATTTTTTGCAGTAATTCGACCGCATCATCAATAAATCGCCGTGCAGGAATAAATTGCGCATCGGTAAACCAAAAGTTGCGAATACCGCGATCGTAGAGTTGTCGCATTTCTGCAACTACTTCATCTGCTGGATTAATGCGGACTTGTTTGCCTTCAACTACGGTGTAGACGCAGTAGCAACAGTTGTGCGGGCAACCGCGCTTAGTTTGGACGCCGACGTAGAAATCTCGGTCTTGAAGATAGTACTGAAATTCTGACCAAATACTTTCGATATAGTCGTAGTTGCAGGCACTTTTTTCGATCGGCGTGGGTTGTTCGTGGATGAGGCGATCGCGTGGTGGTTTTTCCCCAGCAACATAACAACGTTCGTCCCGAAACTCTTGTCCTCGAATGATTTTTTCTAGCAGTAACTCTCCCTCTCCGACAGAAACAATTGTTCCTTTTGGTAGCTTATCGCCTAACTGCTCGTAAAATACGCTGACTGCACCGCCGCCAACGACTGCACGGGCTTGGGAGTAGTGTTTTTTAGCGCGGCTAAGTCCGCGTTTAATCAGTCCTAAATTTCGCCACAGTTCAGTGTAATACGATGCTGCTAGTCTGAGTCCGCCAATTGCTCCCCGTAGTTTAATCAAGGGATTCCGCGCATAATAAAATTCAAAGGCGTTCTGTAGCGGGTTTCCACCTCTACCTCCGACAGGCGCATAAATCTGAATATCTCGCCACGAAAATACTAATAATGTCGGCTGAAATTCATCGATACAAGTATCGAGAGCAGAGCCAAAATCGAGGGGCGGAACTGTTCCTAAGTCGAAAATGCGTTGCTCAACACTGGGGAATTGTTTGTGAATATGGTCTGCTAGGTAGACAACTCCAATCGGAAAAATGGGGTTGCAGGGGAGGCGAACGTAGAGAATCCGATTTTCCATAGTGCTTATTTGGGACTGAAACTTAGCAATTGTCGGATAGGAGTCAGTGAGGAACCCTCTTTTTGTTCTTCCGTGCAACTAGCTGCAGAGGTGTTTATCGCGAGAGTCAACAAGATGAGAAGATTTAGAGAGAACTTCAGAATTATTCACTTAGTCGGGCAATGCTTCGCCCCTGTTGTAACTCTGACCTCTGAATCTTTGACCTCTGACCTCTAATAAAACACCGATCTCCAGATAGATGCCTAATGATTGACAGACTTTATGAAAGAGTTTTTCATATAACTTTACGATAACATTCAGTTTGCTTCGGCGTGCGGAAATTTTTGTCTGTAGCGCGAAGTGATTGCCAATTGTGCAAAAATTGAGTTTAATTAACTACATAACAAAACTTGTAGTTCTGGATCTAAAAGGAATTCTGATTGTAGCCATCAGTTGGTAGTCGGGGTTACAGCAACTGGGGATCGCTCAGTGTTAGCTTGGCTAGTGTAATCTCATAGGTGTGGCTTGACGCTACTTGGCGGTTATGGCTCAAATTTTAGATCCTTTACCTCCGAATCAATCTGGTCAACTTGTCTGCTGCTATGTCAACGCGACAAGCAAAATTCAGATTGCTCGTATTTCTAATATTCCCAACTGGTATTTTGAACGTGTTGTGTTTCCAGGACAGCGATTGGTGTTTGAAGCGCCACCTAAATCAATGCTGGAAATTCATACTGGTATGATGGCAAGTGCAATTCTCTCGGACACGATCCCCTGCGATCGCCTTTGTATTACCGAGGATGGCACGCTAGAAGACGCACCCGCAGAATCACCAGAAATCAGCAATAAAAAAAGTTTAGCTGCTGTTTTAACTTCGGTAGATTAAGACAATTCCCTTTGTAAGGTCAAGCTAATAAACAATTTATTTTTGATAAAACGTTTAATTTAACTTTTCCCTCGCAGGAAGGACAACAATCAGCTGCTTTGTGGCGCTAAGGTAAGATGTAGCACTTGCTGAGGTTTAGTTTAAATTGCATCTTCCGTCCTTCCTGTGGTTGTGGAAAATAGCAGCGTGGTCGATGGGATTGTCGCTGCTAGCCTATCTACTATTAGCTGTAACTGGTGTTTGGTTGTTTGACGTTAGGACAACACGCAAGCTGCGTCCAAATTGGCTGCGATCGCTGCATTTTATGTTTGGTGGAAGCTTAGTGTTGTTGGTACTGCTTTTACTAGCAATTGGTATTGTTGGTACATTGGGTCATTTTGGCAGTTTGGGTCACTCTTCGCATTTTCTGGCAGGCTTACTTGTTGTTGGCTTAGTCTTACTCTCCGCAGTCAGTGCGCTGTTTATCGATCGTTTAACTTGGATGCGATCGCTGCACGTTGGAACAAATGTTCTTCTTTTGCTTGGGTTAGTTTGGGTATCGTTAACGGGCTGGGATGTTGTCCAAAAATATCTACCGTGAATTGAGCTGTACGTCTTGGCGATCGTATTGCTTGATATCTCAAAACTTGCTCAAAGCTTAGTTTAAGATTTGTGCTAAATCGAGTACAAATCAGAGTAATACATCCTCTCCTAACAACTCTGAAGGCGATTGTAATACTTCGACATCCTTGCCTTGACGATAGATTTCTACTCGTTGGTTTTGCAGGTCGATCAACAACCCTAACCGCGCACCACAATCGATATATTCCCGCATTTTTGCTTTGCAGTATGTCTAAGTTATCGGAAGCTGAACGTAATTCAACAACAAAATCAGGGACAAGTAGTAAAATCGATCGGGATTTGCGGGATTTGGGTTTAGCGCTTCTAAGCGTTCTCTTTTAATTCAAGCTGTGTCGGGCGAACGCTCTGCACCATTGGGTAGCTTGAAACCAGTCGAAGAATCAAACGCTAGACTGTACTGTCTGCATCTGTCCAATTAAATAAGCGCTGCGTAAGTCTACCATTTCGATTTCCGCTTTTCCATCCGCTGGGTGCCACGATCGTCAATCTTCCCTCATCTGTACGCTCTAGCCACAAGTCGCGGTTATTTTGACAGAGTTGGAAGAATTGTTCATTGGTTAGCTTAATCGCTGGGTGTAAGTTGAGTACTAGGGCAGTCATTGTCGGTGTGCGATCGCATTTATTGATGATTTTTAGTATTGGTGTGTCAAGCAATCTATCGTAATTCGCGCTCCAAGCACATTAGCATCTGATATCGTTTATCTCTTAGATACAATTACTGAGAGTTATGAAAAAAGCTGTATATTTTCCATCCTAAATATTTGCAAGCTAGGTTTGTTGATTTGCACGTTGCACCAGCGATTGAGACTCTCGAATAATAAACTACATCGCGACTTACAAATGATACTGAGTTTATTGGCGATCGCTATGAGCTAGCATTAGTTATGAAGCGATATGAACGTGCTAGTGTTAAAGTCTAGTCGCGTTCTAGTGCGGTTGCATGTATATTTTGCTGAATAACTAGATAGATTTCGCTTTATAGTGACGCGATATTATTTTGAGTGGAGCTAGCTCAAATCATTAGATTTTACTTCTATAAATAGAGGTATTTTTATACTAAGTCAAATAGTCTGGCTTAATTATTAATCAAAAATTCTTTCTTTAAGTAAGAACCATTAATAGCTTGAAAAGTATAACTCCAAGCATATTCAAGAAACATTTCTTGTTTTGACGTGTATCAGTTACACTTCTCACATCTGAATTTAATAATTCTCTATATATCAGAGTTATTTGAACTTTTTTAACTCGTTTTAATCTCATTTTAAACAACTAATAATTTTGACTTTTGTTTTTTGCTGAAGTCAAATTAGAGCTAGTAAAAAAATAACTTTTCAAGTTTTAGCTGTTTATTTTTATAAGCATTTTCTATCAAAAGATAGGGAGTTACTAAACTTTTAATGTGAGTACATTTGGGTGTATTAATAACATTTTTTTGCCAAGAAAGTAGCTACTGCTGATTTGGTGAAATTGTTTTTGCTGAAGGGAGATTTTAGTCATGGTATTGAACTATCAAATTCGTAGAGTTGTGGCGTTGGTATCGTCGGCGTTTCTCTTGCTCACTGCTTGTCAAGGAGAGGAAACAGCAGAATTAACAAAAGCAGGAGGAGTTTGTCCAGCAAAACTACGATTTGCTGACACTGGTATCAAAAATCTCTGTATGTTACAGAATGTACTGTTTGGTGCATGGGGTAGAAATCGCAACCCTTGGAAAATGTTTTTTCCCTTTAACGATCGCTATAAAGCCGTAGAATGTCTCGACCGTGTTGGTCTGAATGAATTTGCAGCTCGTCGTGCTAGGGACCTTTCAGGCGGACAACAGCAACGAGTTGCGATCGCGCTGATGTTGATGCAAGATCCGGACTAGAAAAAATGCAGCGATCGCTTTTAAATTACTAACGTCTCCTACCATTAAATAAGCTATTTGCAAGTAGTTCAGATTACATTTTTCTTAATTTATGTCAAGAGTTCTGTAAATTTGCCGTTGAGCAAGCTATGCTCAAAGTAGTTACAGCAGCGCCGACATGACATGAGCGTGCGGTTGCACTGGGAAGTGCAGGAAATACTCATAAAAAGGAGATTGATTGTCATGGCACAAGAAACCGCTGCCCGATTTTTTAAAGCTGTACAACAAGATCACGCCTTACAAGAAAGACTCAAAGCAACGTCTGATCCAGAAGCTTTCATCAAAATCGCTGCTCAAAGGGGTTATAACTTCACTTTAGAGGATTTAGATCAAGCTATTAGCAAGTTGTCGCCAGAGGAATTTGCTGCGGTGATCAATCCTGGCGTTTCTCCTCGGCGTCATCTAGTCCCAAGGTAAGCATATATCACGTTGTTTGGTTTCAATGCCAACAATTGAGCTTACAGGTTTTAAGTTCGTAAAATTTTGATTATGCAAACTTTAAAAACCATAAGCAATTAGACTATTTCAAAACGCAATCTTGTGTCAATCCCATACCTAATACGTGTGGGATTTTTGTTACTCAGGCAAGTATCATTATCAAGTGCTTTTATGATATCAATTAGTGGTAAATAGTAACATACAAATAATATTTGAATTAATCAAAGACGATTGAATATTTTATAAACTATTGAGTATTCAGTTAAGATTTAAATTCTTTTATTATTGATTTTAACCATTTTATGATAATACTTTATATACGCTTAGGTTACTGAAGAATAATCTAAGAATTTGGTGCGGGTACGAAAGTTGGTATTTAAGGTTTGTAAATCAAAAGTCACCGAGAAACTCTATATCTACACACTTTACTACCTTTACTACATTTTTTAAGATTTTTTTTAAATATAAAGGAACCAAAACCTAAATGTATAAATTGTGTATAAGTTATGTATGGCTTTTATGTAGAGGCAACATTTCTCAGTGAAAATGAATAGAATTATTTGGGTAGTTCATATTCTTACTTTATGTCAACTTGAAGAATACGTATAAAGTCTAGAAATTTTTGGGCTGAAAACTAGTAAGTATGTTTATTCACCAACGATACTGTTACTGACAGACCGAAATTGGTATCTGAATAACAACTCAGGATGAGATTGCCAAAGGTTTTGTAAATGTCTTAGGACGGAGAGAGTGAGTCGAAAATTATCACTAGGTATTTTTAGAGAAAAATTCCGAAAAAGGTTAAGTCAGAGTTTGCGGGTGTTAAATTTAGTAAGAGCAAATCTATTAAAAACCCTGAAAACTAATCATTTAAAAAATTGTACTTTTCGCCAAAAAAATCACTTCACAAAAAAGGTATATGGAGTAGCAGTGACGGTTATAGTTGCGATCGCAGTACTCGCAGGTCATACCGTATCTGCACAGTTGGTGCCGCAAGCACCCTCACAACCGTTAACATCACTCAAAACCGTACCGATTCCTGAACCAGCAAATTTAGGAGAATTTGTAAGCGATCGCGCCGCAGCGATCCGTTTAGGAAAGGCGTTGTTCTGGGATATGCAGGTTGGTAGTGATGGAATTCAAGCGTGCGCGAGTTGTCACTTTCATGCGGGAACCGACACGCGAGCCAAAAATCAGCTGAGTCCAGGATTACTGCGGGTTAATGCTGATGGTAGCCCTAATCCCGATCAAACGTTTAGTGTAGGCAGTGGACCTAACTACACGCTTAAAGCAGGCGACTTTCCATTTCACAAGCTTGCCGATCCAAATAATCGTTCTTCCGCAGTCCTTGCAGATAGTAATGATGTTGCAGGTTCGCAAGGTTTACCGCTCGCTAAGTTCAACAGTACGACTCCAGGTAGCGCACAAGATAACGTTACAGTACAACCTGACGCGGTATTTCATGTCAATGGAACCAACGTCCGACAAGTTACTGAACGCAACACACCAAGTACAATTAACGCGGTATTCAACTTCCGTAACTTCTGGGATGGTAGGGCACAAGACGAATTTAATGGAGTCAACCCGTTTGGTTCGCGCGATCCAAATGCGCGTGTTATTAAAGCATCTAAACCGACAGCATTGCCGCAAGAAGTCAAAATTAGCTTGAGAAATGCTTCACTGGCTTCACAAGCCGTAGGACCACCGTTGAGTTCGGTTGAAGAATCGGCAACTGGTCGGATTTTTCCTGATATTGGCAATAAACTCGTTGGTACAACAAAGCGTCGGCTACTTCCGAGAGAGACAGGTAAAAAATTACGTGCGTTGCGACCACTGGGCAAACAACTGGTCGCGACTGACGATAGCGTACTTGGTGGTCTAAGTCGAGGAAGACAACCAGGGTTGAACACAACTTACACTGCCATGATTAAGGCAGCATTTAAGCCTGAATGGTGGAAATCTGCGTATCTCATCAACGTTGATGCTAACGGAAATCGTAGTTTTGTGCAAAGAAAAGCTTCCCAAACCGCAGACGCCGATGGAATTGTCGACCCTGGTCAATTACCAAGTCAGCAATTTACGCTGATGGACTACAATTTCTCGCTGTTCATGGGACTTGCGATACAAATGTACGAATCGACGCTCGTCTCGAATAATACACCGCTTGACCAATACCTTGAAGGGAATGCAAGTGCTTTGACGTCTGCTCAAGTGCGCGGTAAAGAACTATTTGAAGGCAGGGCTAAATGTATCAACTGTCATGGTGGTGCAGAATTTACAAATGCATCAGTGAGAAACGTACGTAATGCGCGGCTTGAACTGATGGAAATGGGTAACGGACAACTCGCAGTTTATGACAATGGCTTCTACAACATAGGCGTGCGACCAACGCAAGAAGACTTAGGCGTAGGCGGGAAAGATCCCTTTGGCAATCCGCTATCGGAAACGCGACTAGCACAGCAAGGGAAATTTAACGCCCTATTAGGTACCAATCCTAATATGACAGTTGGTGCCGGCGATCGCGTTGCCGTCGATGGTGCATTCAAAACTCCAGGACTACGTAACATTGAACTTACTGCTCCTTACTTCCACAACGGCGGACAATTAACACTGCGGCAAGTCATTGATTTTTACAATCGCGGTGGCGATTTCCACGAGGAAAATATCAACAACTTAGACCCAGATATCGAAAATCTGAACTTAAGCGAGCAAGATAAAGATGACTTAGTGGAATTCCTTAAAGCGCTAACTGACGAGCGCGTGCGGTTGGATAAAGCTCCGTTCGATCACCCGCAACTGTTTATTCCTAACGGACATCCTGGAGACACAGCATCGGTTACGAATGATGGTACGGGTCAAGCTACAGATGGTACGCTGTTGGAACTGCCAGCAGTAGGTCGTAATGGTGGTCGTGGTAGACCAAATTTCTTGTCTTGAACTAGAAGCTTTTAGCCATGAGCAATTAGCAACCAACGCTAATTGCTTTTTTTTAGGCAAAGATTCTTACTACTCCACAATTTCATTCACTGGGAAGCGGTCTAGTAATTGCATTGCTCGATAGGCGTTACGCTGTAAAGCCTCTGATAAATAAGGAATGTGAGGTATCTGCGATAGCAAATCGAGTGTCCGGCGTAATAGCCGCACAACATCGCCTTCATCCAAGCTAGTATTCGCGCAAAGTTCTGACCACTCTACTCCTAACGCCCACTGTTCGACTAATGCTACTAAGTCGTATTCCAACCAAATGGGAAAAGCCACGTTGTAACGGCGTTGCAGTTGAAATAATTGACGACGGATAGAGCGCAATCCGGCGAGGGCTTCTTCGACTTCAGAAGCTAAAGTATAGCGCACCCAACTATCTGGACGGGTATTTTCGGTTACAAGGGCTGCAATTGCTGCTGCTAGGTGATGCGGATCGAGTTGATCGAATTCTCCGCTACTTAGAGCAAGTCCTAGCCATAACTCATTGTCACC from Chroococcidiopsis sp. TS-821 encodes:
- a CDS encoding ATP-binding cassette domain-containing protein produces the protein MVLNYQIRRVVALVSSAFLLLTACQGEETAELTKAGGVCPAKLRFADTGIKNLCMLQNVLFGAWGRNRNPWKMFFPFNDRYKAVECLDRVGLNEFAARRARDLSGGQQQRVAIALMLMQDPD
- a CDS encoding DUF4079 family protein, producing MHLPSFLWLWKIAAWSMGLSLLAYLLLAVTGVWLFDVRTTRKLRPNWLRSLHFMFGGSLVLLVLLLLAIGIVGTLGHFGSLGHSSHFLAGLLVVGLVLLSAVSALFIDRLTWMRSLHVGTNVLLLLGLVWVSLTGWDVVQKYLP
- a CDS encoding DICT sensory domain-containing protein, with the translated sequence MLDGSILQQLATAHAHTQRPLNLGVYYKNTLVALCHALEDCVLTSNSPPLVITAFQQGKWYLQEAERYSQIAQKARHIAIMAAPDTGFAEHPTSQLANVDLVALDPQDPVAQEWHLIIYSPSYTAMVLCQELSAADYGIAGRPTVDLERKFYGFWTFEPALVRETVDLAIAHIGKYNPELRQKLIAQVAAIAKATPTQLDDLGYAVSRVVDYLQISQSGVHQLAPDSQQILDQNLVSNELQAFLRLAQLIDLADTDNPMAAAETAALAETIGQLLDLPAWQLKRLRLAGLLHRIAPATVGIQYGDEAPSCPLVPAAQVLRTMPRMQAIARIITHQNERWDGSGQPAGLSEQDIPLESRILGLVAAFQKRVTQLQASQPQQTSVLTQALTEFKQQQGQAWDPKLIDTLELLVMGLQQGLEIPVAAPKISAGMWLVDPQASDDSNNANQTARSQV
- a CDS encoding Nif11-like leader peptide family natural product precursor; this translates as MAQETAARFFKAVQQDHALQERLKATSDPEAFIKIAAQRGYNFTLEDLDQAISKLSPEEFAAVINPGVSPRRHLVPR
- a CDS encoding cytochrome-c peroxidase — protein: MTVIVAIAVLAGHTVSAQLVPQAPSQPLTSLKTVPIPEPANLGEFVSDRAAAIRLGKALFWDMQVGSDGIQACASCHFHAGTDTRAKNQLSPGLLRVNADGSPNPDQTFSVGSGPNYTLKAGDFPFHKLADPNNRSSAVLADSNDVAGSQGLPLAKFNSTTPGSAQDNVTVQPDAVFHVNGTNVRQVTERNTPSTINAVFNFRNFWDGRAQDEFNGVNPFGSRDPNARVIKASKPTALPQEVKISLRNASLASQAVGPPLSSVEESATGRIFPDIGNKLVGTTKRRLLPRETGKKLRALRPLGKQLVATDDSVLGGLSRGRQPGLNTTYTAMIKAAFKPEWWKSAYLINVDANGNRSFVQRKASQTADADGIVDPGQLPSQQFTLMDYNFSLFMGLAIQMYESTLVSNNTPLDQYLEGNASALTSAQVRGKELFEGRAKCINCHGGAEFTNASVRNVRNARLELMEMGNGQLAVYDNGFYNIGVRPTQEDLGVGGKDPFGNPLSETRLAQQGKFNALLGTNPNMTVGAGDRVAVDGAFKTPGLRNIELTAPYFHNGGQLTLRQVIDFYNRGGDFHEENINNLDPDIENLNLSEQDKDDLVEFLKALTDERVRLDKAPFDHPQLFIPNGHPGDTASVTNDGTGQATDGTLLELPAVGRNGGRGRPNFLS
- a CDS encoding DUF1830 domain-containing protein — encoded protein: MAQILDPLPPNQSGQLVCCYVNATSKIQIARISNIPNWYFERVVFPGQRLVFEAPPKSMLEIHTGMMASAILSDTIPCDRLCITEDGTLEDAPAESPEISNKKSLAAVLTSVD
- a CDS encoding photosystem II high light acclimation radical SAM protein, with the protein product MENRILYVRLPCNPIFPIGVVYLADHIHKQFPSVEQRIFDLGTVPPLDFGSALDTCIDEFQPTLLVFSWRDIQIYAPVGGRGGNPLQNAFEFYYARNPLIKLRGAIGGLRLAASYYTELWRNLGLIKRGLSRAKKHYSQARAVVGGGAVSVFYEQLGDKLPKGTIVSVGEGELLLEKIIRGQEFRDERCYVAGEKPPRDRLIHEQPTPIEKSACNYDYIESIWSEFQYYLQDRDFYVGVQTKRGCPHNCCYCVYTVVEGKQVRINPADEVVAEMRQLYDRGIRNFWFTDAQFIPARRFIDDAVELLQKILDAGMQDIHWAAYIRADNLTPKLCDLMVKTGMNYFEIGITSGSQELVRKMRMGYNLRTVLENCRDLKAAGFNDLVSVNYSFNVIDERPETIRQTIAYHRELERIFGADKVEPAIFFIGLQPHTHLEEYALKNNILKPDYDPMSLMPWTAKKLLWNPEPLGSFFGEVCLEAWQKNPNDFGREVMNILEARLGCADLEEALSAPIESNKKQLVTA